Proteins encoded within one genomic window of Formosa agariphila KMM 3901:
- a CDS encoding LytR/AlgR family response regulator transcription factor has product MTLNCVVVDDSAIQRLSIVKLIENHAALNLIAEYSSALETKNGLNSHKVDLIFLDIEMPVLNGFELLDVLNNKPQIIFVTGKTEYAFKAFNYDATDYLKKPITRERFMTAVEKAVEQHKLKLDFTEAEGEHIFVKSNLKKRKVYINDIKWIEALGDYVKLVTAEGSLVVLSTMKAFEMELPEGKFLRIHKSYIVNLDKIDRFNSKNVEVGSFEIPLSRNKKSQLIEALNSI; this is encoded by the coding sequence ATGACTTTAAACTGTGTAGTAGTAGACGATTCTGCAATTCAGCGCTTGTCCATAGTAAAGTTGATAGAAAACCACGCTGCTCTTAATTTAATTGCAGAGTACAGTAGTGCGCTTGAAACCAAAAATGGTTTAAACTCACACAAAGTTGATCTTATCTTTTTAGATATAGAAATGCCTGTACTTAACGGTTTTGAACTTCTTGACGTTTTAAACAACAAGCCCCAAATTATTTTTGTTACTGGTAAAACGGAATATGCTTTTAAAGCATTTAATTACGATGCTACCGATTACTTAAAGAAGCCAATTACCCGTGAACGTTTTATGACTGCTGTTGAAAAAGCAGTAGAACAACATAAACTAAAATTAGATTTCACAGAAGCTGAAGGCGAACACATTTTCGTTAAAAGTAATCTGAAGAAACGTAAGGTTTATATTAACGACATTAAATGGATTGAAGCACTTGGTGACTATGTAAAACTAGTTACTGCAGAAGGTAGTTTAGTGGTATTGTCTACTATGAAAGCTTTTGAAATGGAACTTCCTGAAGGAAAATTTTTAAGAATTCATAAGTCATATATCGTTAACCTAGACAAAATTGACAGATTTAATAGTAAAAATGTTGAAGTTGGATCGTTTGAAATTCCGTTAAGCCGAAATAAGAAATCTCAACTTATTGAAGCTTTAAACAGTATTTAA
- a CDS encoding L-threonylcarbamoyladenylate synthase yields the protein MAELIKIYEENPNPKEIKKIVEVLKRGGLIIYPTDTVYGLGCDITNSKALERIARIKGVKLEKANFSFICYDLSNLSDYVKQIDTSTFKILKRALPGPYTFILPGAKTLPTAFKKKKTVGIRVPNNRIALEIVKALGNPIVSTSIRDEDEVLEYTTDPELIYEKWDNLVDLVIDGGYGGNQASTVIDFSEDEPVIVREGKGSLEIF from the coding sequence ATGGCCGAGTTAATAAAAATTTATGAAGAAAATCCGAACCCTAAGGAAATAAAAAAAATAGTGGAGGTTTTAAAACGTGGTGGACTAATTATTTATCCAACCGATACGGTATATGGTTTAGGATGCGATATTACAAATAGTAAGGCTTTAGAGCGTATAGCACGTATAAAAGGGGTGAAATTGGAAAAAGCAAATTTCTCATTTATTTGTTACGACTTGAGTAATTTGAGCGATTACGTAAAACAAATAGATACGTCTACTTTTAAAATATTAAAACGAGCTTTACCAGGACCATATACATTTATTCTTCCTGGAGCCAAAACTTTGCCAACAGCTTTCAAGAAAAAGAAAACAGTTGGTATTCGTGTTCCAAATAATAGAATAGCTTTAGAAATTGTTAAAGCATTAGGAAACCCTATTGTTTCAACTTCTATTAGAGATGAAGATGAGGTTTTAGAATATACTACAGATCCAGAATTAATTTATGAAAAATGGGATAATCTAGTTGATTTGGTAATCGATGGTGGTTATGGGGGTAATCAAGCGTCTACAGTAATCGATTTTTCCGAAGACGAACCTGTAATTGTGAGGGAAGGGAAAGGAAGTTTAGAAATTTTTTAA
- a CDS encoding YihY/virulence factor BrkB family protein, whose protein sequence is MTKPIEDKLAEIPIVNFLVRFFKTLKLPGLEGLTVYDLLELYITGIIKGALTSRASAIAFNFFMAIFPFLLFILILIPHIPIEGFKAEFLDFLESFLPPTTSDFFFKNIFENIESSERGGLLSTVFLLSIFLMANGVNAVFSAFESSYHFETSRSVIRQYLYALGVALILAFLVVISVAVFGFVEIYVLGSLFDTLQHRGVEVGDSSIIFINIAKYVFGIIMVYLSTATLYYFGTREGKHSRFFSAGALFTTMLIVCFSYLFGVYIEEFSQYNELYGSIGALLILMFYLWLNSNIILLGYELNVSLRQLHKSN, encoded by the coding sequence ATGACAAAGCCTATTGAGGATAAGCTAGCCGAAATTCCAATAGTAAATTTTCTAGTAAGATTCTTTAAAACGCTTAAACTGCCAGGTCTAGAAGGTCTTACTGTTTACGATTTATTAGAGTTATATATTACTGGTATTATAAAAGGAGCATTAACCTCTAGAGCAAGTGCGATAGCCTTTAATTTTTTTATGGCTATTTTTCCGTTTCTATTATTCATCTTAATACTTATTCCTCATATTCCTATTGAAGGGTTTAAAGCAGAGTTTTTAGATTTTTTAGAATCATTTTTACCACCAACAACATCCGATTTCTTTTTCAAAAATATATTTGAAAACATTGAAAGTTCAGAACGTGGCGGATTACTATCAACCGTATTTCTATTATCAATATTTTTAATGGCTAATGGAGTAAATGCCGTGTTTTCGGCATTTGAAAGCTCGTATCATTTTGAAACATCTCGAAGTGTAATAAGACAATATTTATATGCTTTAGGTGTGGCCTTAATTCTTGCTTTTTTAGTGGTGATTTCTGTGGCAGTATTTGGGTTTGTAGAGATTTATGTTCTTGGAAGTTTATTCGATACTTTACAACATCGAGGTGTGGAAGTAGGAGATAGCAGTATTATCTTTATAAATATAGCAAAGTATGTATTCGGAATAATTATGGTGTATTTGTCAACAGCAACGCTGTATTATTTCGGAACGCGAGAAGGAAAGCACAGTCGGTTTTTTTCGGCTGGCGCCTTATTTACTACCATGTTAATTGTATGTTTTTCATATCTGTTTGGAGTGTATATCGAAGAGTTTTCTCAGTATAATGAATTGTATGGATCTATCGGGGCATTGCTAATTTTAATGTTTTATTTGTGGTTGAATTCTAATATTATTTTGTTGGGTTACGAATTAAACGTGTCTTTACGTCAACTACATAAAAGCAACTAA
- the nadC gene encoding carboxylating nicotinate-nucleotide diphosphorylase, with protein sequence MISKEQFDKEIEGIISNAVREDVGDGDHSSLACIPETAQGKAKLLVKDAGVIAGVEFAKKVFEYIDSNLKIETLIEDGTKVKYGDVVFYVEGASQSILKAERLVLNAMQRMSAIATKTKSYVDLLEGTGTKILDTRKTTPGIRALEKWAVKIGGGENHRFALYDMIMLKDNHIDFAGGITAAITKTQAYLKSNNKDLKIIVEARNLQEIEEILLNDGVYRILIDNFNYADTKTAVKLIGDTCQTESSGGINENTLRKYAECGVNCISSGALTHSVYNMDLSLKAV encoded by the coding sequence ATGATAAGTAAGGAGCAATTCGATAAGGAAATAGAAGGTATTATTAGTAATGCTGTACGTGAAGATGTTGGTGATGGTGATCATAGTTCTTTAGCCTGTATTCCAGAAACAGCACAAGGAAAAGCCAAATTACTGGTAAAAGATGCAGGTGTTATTGCAGGTGTAGAATTTGCTAAAAAGGTTTTTGAATATATTGATAGTAATTTAAAAATTGAAACTTTAATTGAAGACGGGACCAAAGTAAAATATGGTGATGTTGTTTTTTACGTAGAAGGTGCTTCGCAATCTATTTTAAAAGCAGAGCGTTTGGTTTTAAATGCCATGCAACGTATGAGTGCAATTGCAACTAAAACAAAATCGTATGTCGATTTGTTAGAAGGTACCGGAACTAAAATTTTAGATACAAGAAAAACTACGCCTGGTATTCGTGCTCTAGAAAAATGGGCTGTTAAAATAGGAGGTGGAGAAAATCATAGATTTGCGTTGTACGACATGATTATGTTAAAAGATAATCATATCGATTTTGCTGGTGGAATTACTGCTGCGATTACAAAAACTCAAGCTTATTTAAAATCGAATAATAAAGATTTAAAAATTATTGTTGAAGCTAGAAACCTTCAAGAAATTGAAGAGATTCTTCTAAACGATGGGGTATACCGCATTTTAATAGATAATTTTAATTACGCCGATACCAAGACTGCCGTAAAGTTAATTGGTGATACATGCCAAACAGAATCTTCGGGAGGAATTAATGAAAATACACTTCGTAAGTATGCCGAATGTGGTGTAAACTGTATTTCATCTGGAGCATTAACGCATTCTGTTTATAATATGGATTTAAGCCTCAAAGCGGTTTAA
- the rpsR gene encoding 30S ribosomal protein S18, translating to MSSIEQQAKGKKDGEIRYLTPLNIETNKQKKYCRFKKSGIKYVDYKDADWLLRFVNEQGKILPRRLTGTSLKYQRKVSVAVKRARHLALMPYVADLLK from the coding sequence ATGTCATCTATAGAACAACAAGCAAAAGGAAAAAAAGACGGAGAGATTAGATACTTAACGCCTTTAAATATTGAAACTAATAAGCAAAAGAAATATTGTCGTTTCAAGAAATCTGGAATCAAATATGTAGATTATAAAGATGCAGATTGGTTATTAAGATTTGTAAACGAGCAAGGTAAAATTTTACCTCGTCGTTTAACTGGAACTTCTTTAAAGTATCAAAGAAAAGTGTCTGTAGCTGTAAAAAGAGCACGTCACTTAGCTTTAATGCCTTATGTAGCTGATTTATTAAAATAA
- the rplI gene encoding 50S ribosomal protein L9, with product MELILKQDVENLGFKDDVVTVKNGYGRNFLIPQGSAILATPSSKKVLAENLKQRAFKEQKIVDEANVVAEALKALDIKITSKVGSGDKLFGSVNNIDLAEAIAKAGQSIDKKYITVIGGSVKRLGKYDAVIRLHREVTVDFPFEVVAEAN from the coding sequence ATGGAACTTATATTAAAACAAGACGTTGAAAATTTAGGATTTAAAGACGATGTTGTAACAGTTAAGAACGGTTATGGTAGAAACTTTTTAATTCCTCAAGGAAGTGCTATTTTAGCAACACCTTCTTCTAAGAAAGTGTTAGCTGAAAACTTAAAGCAAAGAGCTTTTAAAGAACAAAAAATTGTTGATGAAGCAAATGTAGTTGCTGAAGCATTAAAAGCTTTAGACATTAAAATTACTTCTAAAGTAGGATCTGGAGATAAATTATTTGGATCTGTAAATAATATTGATCTTGCAGAAGCTATCGCTAAAGCAGGTCAGTCTATCGACAAAAAATACATCACTGTAATTGGTGGTAGTGTTAAGCGTTTAGGTAAATACGATGCCGTTATTCGTTTACACCGTGAAGTAACAGTAGATTTTCCTTTTGAAGTAGTAGCAGAAGCTAACTAA
- the priA gene encoding replication restart helicase PriA yields the protein MSHYIDVILPIPVENLFTYVITEAEAGFLKAGMRVAVPFGKTKVYTAVVKTIHTNAPLKYEAKQIHQILDETPIVTETQLRLWDWMANYYLCAVGDVMRAALPNAFILESETLISKNKDKVICDTDLKDDEFLIYEALQHQSSLRIQDIVDIVDRKQVFPIIKRLLEKEAIVVEEEVFEKYKPKLVKYVKLQNQHTTQSGLQQLLEDLSRAPKQRDVVMSLFQLSAKTKKAIKVSELTEASGASNSIIKSLIDKSVLEEYFIQTDRVEFDGKASEASKALNTEQTEALHQIKTSFETHQVTLLHGVTSSGKTEVYVKLIEAVLKTGKQVLYLLPEIALTTQLVNRLQIYFGEQVAVFHSKYSAHERVEVWNNVLSNAPKAQVVLGARSSIFLPFKSLGLIIVDEEHEQSFKQFDPAPRYHARDSAVVLAHFHGAKTLLGSATPSLESYFNVQQRKYGLVEITKRYNNVLMPDIELIDIKDKHKRKLMKGHFSDRMIQVMAETLEEGHQIILFQNRRGFSPIVECNTCGHSPQCPNCDVSLTFHSYRNQLRCHYCGYNIAKPLKCQACGDTALDTKGFGTEQIEEEVKQLFPNHKAGRMDLDTTRGKYGYEKIITAFEQQEMDILVGTQMLTKGLDFRNVALVGIMNADNLLNFPDFRAHERSYQLLSQVSGRAGRTEKQGKVLIQTYNPFHNILQQVSTNNYVAMYKEQMDERYNFKYPPVYRLIRVTLKHKDFNRVNTASVWLGTALRQVFGDYVLGPVDPPVARIRNQFHKNILIKIPSKQSLGGTKKAIVKINNSFMNVKDFRSVRLILNVDAY from the coding sequence ATGTCTCATTATATAGATGTTATACTTCCTATTCCTGTAGAAAACCTGTTTACTTATGTTATTACAGAAGCAGAAGCTGGGTTTTTAAAAGCAGGAATGCGAGTAGCTGTACCTTTCGGAAAAACGAAAGTATATACAGCAGTTGTAAAAACAATTCATACTAATGCGCCATTAAAATATGAAGCAAAACAAATTCATCAAATATTAGATGAAACACCAATTGTAACCGAAACTCAATTAAGGTTATGGGATTGGATGGCAAACTATTATTTATGTGCTGTTGGAGATGTAATGCGAGCGGCTTTACCAAATGCTTTTATTTTAGAAAGTGAAACGTTAATAAGTAAGAATAAAGACAAGGTTATATGTGACACAGATTTAAAAGATGATGAATTTTTAATTTATGAAGCATTACAGCATCAGTCTTCGTTACGCATTCAAGATATAGTAGATATTGTAGATCGAAAACAAGTCTTTCCTATTATTAAACGCCTTTTAGAAAAAGAAGCTATTGTAGTAGAAGAAGAAGTGTTTGAAAAATATAAACCAAAACTGGTTAAATATGTTAAGCTTCAAAATCAGCATACTACCCAATCTGGTTTACAACAGTTGTTAGAAGACTTAAGTAGAGCACCTAAACAACGAGATGTTGTAATGAGTTTATTTCAGTTATCTGCCAAAACAAAAAAAGCAATAAAGGTTTCTGAATTAACTGAAGCCAGCGGAGCATCTAATAGTATTATAAAATCGTTAATTGATAAATCGGTATTAGAAGAATATTTTATTCAAACCGATCGCGTCGAATTTGACGGTAAGGCTTCAGAAGCTTCGAAAGCTTTAAATACAGAGCAAACAGAAGCTTTACATCAAATAAAAACGTCTTTTGAAACGCATCAAGTTACATTGCTTCATGGTGTAACTTCTTCTGGGAAAACAGAAGTGTATGTTAAGTTAATTGAGGCCGTTTTAAAAACCGGGAAACAGGTTTTGTACTTATTGCCAGAAATTGCACTAACTACACAGTTAGTAAATAGATTACAAATCTATTTTGGAGAACAAGTAGCTGTATTTCATTCTAAATATTCTGCGCACGAACGTGTTGAGGTTTGGAATAATGTATTATCTAATGCTCCGAAAGCTCAAGTGGTTTTGGGTGCGCGATCTTCTATATTTTTACCTTTTAAATCGCTCGGACTAATAATAGTAGACGAGGAGCATGAACAATCTTTTAAGCAATTTGATCCTGCACCACGATATCATGCTAGAGATTCGGCAGTGGTTTTGGCTCATTTTCACGGTGCGAAAACATTATTAGGTTCTGCGACACCAAGTTTAGAAAGCTACTTTAATGTGCAACAACGAAAATATGGTTTGGTAGAAATTACTAAGCGTTATAATAATGTGTTGATGCCGGATATAGAATTAATAGATATTAAAGACAAGCATAAACGTAAATTAATGAAAGGTCATTTTAGCGATAGAATGATTCAAGTAATGGCTGAAACCTTAGAAGAAGGACATCAAATTATTTTATTCCAAAACCGTCGTGGATTTTCGCCAATTGTAGAATGTAACACTTGCGGACATTCGCCGCAATGTCCGAATTGCGATGTCAGTTTAACGTTTCACAGCTATCGCAATCAGTTACGTTGTCATTATTGTGGTTATAATATTGCTAAACCTTTAAAATGTCAGGCTTGTGGAGATACTGCTTTAGATACTAAAGGTTTTGGTACCGAACAAATAGAGGAGGAGGTTAAGCAATTGTTTCCAAATCATAAAGCAGGCCGTATGGATTTAGATACGACACGCGGTAAATATGGTTATGAAAAAATAATAACAGCTTTCGAGCAACAGGAAATGGATATTTTGGTGGGGACCCAAATGCTAACTAAAGGTCTCGATTTTAGAAACGTTGCTTTAGTTGGTATTATGAATGCCGATAATTTATTGAATTTCCCAGATTTTAGAGCGCACGAACGTAGCTATCAATTATTATCTCAAGTTTCTGGTCGAGCTGGACGAACAGAAAAACAAGGGAAGGTTTTAATTCAAACGTATAATCCGTTTCACAATATATTGCAGCAGGTTTCAACTAATAATTATGTTGCCATGTATAAAGAACAAATGGACGAACGTTATAATTTTAAGTATCCGCCAGTATACCGTTTAATTCGTGTTACATTAAAGCATAAGGATTTTAACCGAGTAAATACGGCATCTGTTTGGTTAGGAACTGCTTTAAGGCAAGTGTTTGGAGATTATGTTCTGGGTCCGGTAGATCCGCCAGTGGCAAGAATTAGAAATCAGTTTCACAAAAATATTTTAATTAAAATTCCATCAAAGCAATCGTTAGGAGGTACAAAAAAAGCTATCGTTAAAATAAACAATAGCTTTATGAATGTGAAGGATTTTAGATCTGTAAGATTAATCTTGAATGTCGATGCGTATTAA
- a CDS encoding alpha/beta hydrolase: MKPIKSIIILLLIAVSSYSCTSDTTSDTNEFTDLEALIKTDVSYGNHESQTYDIYLPEHRDIDTKTLILVHGGGWTSGDKNDMNGFVALIQKDLPNTAIVNMNYRLVDESTEAYPTQINDISAVINHLNANLDAYQISDDFGFIGTSAGAHLALLWSYAFNENELIKMVCSIVGPTNFTDPAYLENLNFNTASLLENLYGIDLTTEFLETVSPYHQVTAAAPPTVLFYGGKDPLVPTSQGDQLQHKLQELGIMHEYTLYPEAGHGWAGLELLDTWSKLKSFIEAHLD, from the coding sequence ATGAAACCAATAAAATCCATTATCATCCTACTATTAATTGCAGTTTCTAGTTATTCGTGCACATCAGACACCACATCTGATACAAATGAATTTACAGATTTAGAAGCCTTAATTAAAACAGATGTCTCATATGGTAATCACGAATCTCAGACCTATGATATTTATTTACCTGAACATCGTGATATAGACACCAAAACTTTAATTTTAGTGCATGGTGGCGGATGGACTTCTGGCGATAAAAACGATATGAATGGTTTTGTAGCTCTAATCCAAAAAGACTTACCAAATACTGCAATTGTAAATATGAATTACCGTTTGGTAGACGAAAGTACAGAAGCCTACCCAACACAAATAAACGATATCTCGGCAGTAATTAATCATTTAAACGCGAATCTTGATGCCTATCAAATTTCCGATGACTTCGGATTTATAGGCACTAGCGCAGGTGCACATTTAGCTTTACTATGGAGTTACGCCTTCAACGAAAACGAACTGATTAAAATGGTTTGTAGTATTGTTGGACCTACAAATTTTACAGACCCTGCATATTTAGAAAATTTAAATTTCAACACAGCTAGTTTACTAGAAAACCTTTATGGTATTGATTTAACTACCGAATTTTTAGAAACTGTAAGTCCGTATCATCAAGTTACTGCAGCAGCACCGCCAACAGTTTTATTTTATGGCGGAAAAGACCCTTTGGTGCCGACCTCTCAAGGAGATCAATTACAACATAAACTTCAAGAATTGGGAATTATGCACGAATACACATTATATCCTGAAGCGGGACATGGTTGGGCTGGTTTAGAACTACTAGATACTTGGTCTAAATTAAAAAGCTTTATTGAAGCACATTTAGATTAA
- the rpsF gene encoding 30S ribosomal protein S6 yields MNHYEAVFILNPVLSETQIKETVQKYEDFLVSNGAKMISKEDWGLKKLAYPIQNKKSGFYHLFEFQVAGEVITPLELEFRRDERFMRYLTVKLDKHAVAWAERRRAKLKQKA; encoded by the coding sequence ATGAATCATTATGAAGCTGTTTTCATCTTAAATCCCGTTTTATCTGAGACTCAGATAAAGGAGACAGTACAGAAATACGAAGACTTTCTTGTTTCTAACGGTGCTAAGATGATATCAAAAGAAGATTGGGGACTAAAAAAATTAGCTTACCCAATTCAAAACAAAAAAAGTGGTTTTTACCATTTATTTGAATTCCAAGTAGCAGGAGAAGTTATCACTCCATTAGAATTAGAATTTAGACGTGACGAACGTTTTATGCGTTACTTAACTGTAAAATTAGACAAGCACGCTGTGGCTTGGGCTGAGAGAAGAAGAGCTAAACTAAAACAAAAAGCGTAA
- a CDS encoding ATP-dependent helicase — MEKYLSQLNEAQLAPTIQMNGPMIVIAGAGSGKTRVLTYRIAYLMHKGIDPFNILSLTFTNKAAREMKERIATIVGQSEAKNLWMGTFHSVFAKILRIEADRLGYPANFTIYDAQDSQRLISSIIKEMGLDKELYKYKSVFSRISSYKNSLITVRAYFQNPELIEADTMARRPRLGDIYKEYVDRCFKSGAMDFDDLLLKTNELLTRFPEVLAKYQDRFRYILVDEYQDTNHSQYLIVRALSDRFQNICVVGDDAQSIYAFRGANINNILNFQKDYDDVKMFRLEQNYRSTKTIVNAANSIIDKNETKLDKVVWTANDEGNKIKVNRSMTDGEEGRYVASTIFETKMNEQLNHSDFAILYRTNAQSRSMEDALRKRDIPYRIYGGLSFYQRKEIKDILSYLRIIINPSDEEALKRVINFPPRGIGQTTIDKLLIAANGYKRSIFEVMKNIDKTDVKFNSGTKNKLMDFVTMVESFQVMNENVNAFELADHVTKTTGLIKEFNKDTTPEGVAKVENIEELLNGIKDFVEEQKELADTTGSLTEFLEDVALATDLDNDTGEDDRVALMTIHLAKGLEFPYVFIVGLEEDLFPSAMSMNTRSELEEERRLFYVALTRAEKQAYLTYALSRYRWGKLVDSDPSRFIQEIDEEYLDILTPIEERRMNPMLDANIFGDADTPRPGNIRFKPAKQLPIQKKGASKLQGPAKVQINTPKNLKPVSSTGAAEGANLFDNKLTTGTIVKHLRFGKGEVLKIEGAGADTKAEIKFENGGNKKLLLRFAKLEVLG, encoded by the coding sequence TTGGAGAAGTATTTAAGTCAGTTAAATGAAGCACAGTTAGCACCAACAATCCAGATGAACGGCCCTATGATAGTTATCGCAGGTGCGGGTTCAGGAAAAACGCGTGTGCTTACCTACAGAATTGCCTATTTAATGCATAAGGGAATCGACCCTTTTAATATTTTATCGTTAACATTTACCAATAAAGCAGCACGCGAAATGAAAGAGCGTATTGCGACTATTGTTGGTCAAAGTGAGGCTAAGAATTTATGGATGGGAACATTTCACTCGGTATTTGCTAAGATTCTTAGAATAGAGGCAGACCGTTTAGGATATCCAGCAAACTTCACCATTTACGATGCGCAAGATTCTCAGCGTTTAATTTCATCTATTATAAAGGAGATGGGATTAGATAAAGAATTGTATAAATACAAATCTGTATTTTCTAGAATCTCTTCATATAAAAACAGTTTAATTACCGTTCGTGCTTATTTTCAGAATCCTGAATTAATCGAAGCAGATACAATGGCTAGACGTCCGCGTTTAGGAGATATTTATAAAGAATACGTTGATCGTTGTTTTAAATCTGGAGCTATGGATTTCGATGATTTATTATTGAAAACCAACGAACTTTTAACACGTTTTCCAGAAGTATTAGCAAAATATCAAGATCGATTTAGATATATTTTGGTCGATGAGTATCAAGATACAAACCACTCACAATATTTAATAGTAAGAGCACTGTCCGATCGTTTCCAAAACATATGTGTGGTTGGGGATGATGCGCAAAGTATTTATGCGTTCCGTGGTGCCAATATTAATAACATTCTGAATTTCCAAAAGGATTACGACGATGTAAAAATGTTTCGACTAGAACAAAATTACAGATCGACTAAAACAATTGTAAATGCAGCGAATTCTATAATCGATAAAAACGAAACCAAATTAGATAAGGTGGTTTGGACGGCTAATGATGAAGGGAATAAGATTAAAGTAAATCGTTCTATGACCGATGGGGAAGAAGGGCGCTATGTAGCGAGTACCATTTTTGAAACGAAAATGAACGAACAACTTAATCATTCAGATTTTGCTATTTTGTATCGTACCAATGCGCAGTCTCGTTCTATGGAAGACGCGTTGCGTAAACGTGACATTCCATATCGTATTTATGGTGGATTGTCATTCTATCAGCGTAAGGAGATTAAAGATATCCTGTCGTATTTACGAATTATTATCAATCCGTCTGATGAAGAAGCGTTAAAACGTGTGATTAACTTCCCGCCACGAGGTATTGGACAAACAACTATAGATAAGTTGCTAATCGCTGCAAATGGTTATAAGCGTTCTATTTTTGAAGTGATGAAAAACATCGATAAAACCGATGTAAAGTTCAATTCAGGAACTAAGAATAAGTTGATGGATTTTGTGACCATGGTAGAGAGTTTTCAAGTGATGAATGAGAATGTAAATGCTTTCGAACTTGCCGACCATGTCACAAAAACAACAGGATTAATAAAAGAATTCAATAAAGACACCACGCCTGAGGGTGTTGCTAAGGTTGAAAATATTGAAGAGCTATTAAACGGTATTAAAGATTTCGTTGAAGAACAGAAAGAGCTTGCAGATACAACAGGATCTTTAACCGAATTTTTAGAAGATGTTGCACTGGCAACCGATTTAGATAATGATACTGGAGAAGATGATCGTGTAGCTTTAATGACTATTCACTTAGCAAAAGGACTAGAGTTTCCGTATGTGTTTATTGTAGGACTTGAAGAAGATTTATTTCCAAGTGCTATGAGTATGAACACGCGAAGTGAATTAGAAGAAGAACGTCGTTTGTTTTATGTGGCTTTAACACGTGCAGAAAAACAAGCGTATTTAACTTATGCGTTGTCAAGATACCGTTGGGGAAAATTAGTAGATTCTGATCCAAGCCGATTTATTCAAGAAATAGACGAGGAGTATTTAGATATATTGACGCCTATTGAAGAACGTAGAATGAATCCGATGTTAGATGCTAACATTTTTGGAGATGCAGATACGCCAAGACCAGGGAATATCCGATTTAAGCCAGCTAAGCAATTACCAATTCAGAAAAAGGGAGCTTCAAAATTACAAGGGCCAGCTAAAGTTCAAATCAATACACCTAAAAACTTAAAACCAGTAAGTAGTACTGGAGCAGCAGAAGGTGCTAATTTATTCGATAATAAATTAACAACAGGAACCATTGTAAAGCATTTACGATTTGGTAAAGGAGAAGTTTTAAAAATTGAAGGTGCAGGAGCAGATACAAAAGCTGAAATAAAATTTGAAAATGGAGGTAATAAGAAACTATTGCTTCGTTTTGCTAAATTAGAGGTTTTAGGGTAA
- a CDS encoding DUF6495 family protein, producing the protein MKYTRLTKEQFEELHKEFINFLATQSIDASEWKTIKETKPEVAEQELDVFSDLVWEGVLSKVKYLEHINGQHMHLFSLGETNMHLVAIKLTNDKDLATKEGFEWLRNNLMHDNVEFLQANKTYSEDKHLDIFKLIQQGANITKGELYTFFNNLVNND; encoded by the coding sequence ATGAAATACACACGTCTTACAAAAGAGCAATTTGAGGAATTACATAAAGAATTTATTAATTTTTTAGCTACACAATCTATTGATGCAAGCGAGTGGAAAACAATTAAAGAAACTAAACCAGAAGTAGCCGAACAAGAATTAGATGTGTTTAGTGACCTAGTATGGGAAGGTGTTTTAAGTAAAGTAAAATACCTAGAACATATTAACGGACAACACATGCATTTGTTTTCGCTTGGTGAAACCAATATGCATCTGGTAGCTATTAAGTTAACTAACGATAAAGACTTAGCTACTAAAGAAGGTTTCGAGTGGTTACGTAATAATTTAATGCATGATAATGTAGAGTTTCTTCAGGCTAATAAAACCTATTCTGAAGATAAACACTTAGATATCTTTAAATTAATTCAACAAGGAGCGAACATTACAAAAGGTGAGTTATATACGTTCTTTAATAATTTGGTTAATAACGATTAG